A window of Bradyrhizobium diazoefficiens genomic DNA:
CCGAACGCTTCCGTCTCCTCGTCGAACGCGTGCGCGCCGCCGAAGACAAGGTGGCTACCGGCTCGACCCGGTTGACGGAAGCCGTGGCGACGAACGCATTCCGGCTGATGGCCTACAAGGACGAGTACGAAGTCGCGCGGCTGCTGACCGATCCGTCGTTCTGGGATGGGGTCCGTCGTCGGTTCGACGGCGGCTCGCTCAAATTGCATCTGGCGCCGCCGGTCCTTTCCGGCCGTGATCCGGCGAGCGGACGCCCGCGCAAGATGGCGTTTCCCGCGACGCTTCTGCTGCCGGCGCTGCGGCTGCTGGCGCGCTTCAAGGGTTTGCGCGGATCGAAGTTCGATCCGTTCGGCTGGATGCTGGAGCGGAAGACGGAACGTCGGCTGCGGGACGCGTATCTGGCGACGGTGGAGGAGATCCTTGCTAGGATCGACGATTCGAACATCGAGGCCGCGATCGCTCTTGCGTCCTATCCGGACGAAATCCGTGGCTACGGACCGGTGAAGGAGGAAGCGATTGCACGCGTCGAACCCAAAGCGAACGCGCTCCGGTCGCGATTCGCCGAAGGATCGCGACGCGAACTGACGACCGCAGCCTAGAAGCGCTACGGACCAACGATACTCGCAAAGCGAAGGAATTGGCATGTAAGACGTATTGAAAAGCGCACGCTTCCTGGTGATAGGGGGCAGTTCGGGCATAGGGTTGGCGGTCGCGGAGCAGGCCGCCAAAGCCGGCGCCTCGGTCACCATCGCTTCCCGCTCCCAGTCCAAAGCTCGACACTGCGCTTGCTGGTCCCGCTCCAGGCGCAGCGGCGCGTCAGATCGATACCGCGGACTATCCGGCCATGGAAACCTTCTTCGCCAGTGAGGAGGCCTGGGACCACGTCGTTGTGTCGGCGGCACAGACGACCAGCGGGCCCCTTCGGAAGGCGAGTTTGGCGGATGCGCGCGCCACCATGGAAAGCAAGTTCTGGGGAGCCTACCACGTCGCCCGGGCGGCAAAGCTGCGCGACGGTGGGTCGCTTTGCTTCATCTCTGGATTTCGCAGCATCCGACCTTCGGCGAGCACTGTGCTTCAAGGCGCAGTGAACGCCGCGCTTGAAGCGCTGATGCGCGGGCTCGCGCTCGAGATGGCGCCCGTGCGGGTGAACACGGTCTCTCCCGGCCTGGTCGCGACTCCCATGTGGTCGGGCATGGCGCAAGTCGATCGGGACAAGATGTTCGCTGGCGCCGCGGAACGATTGCCGCTGCGGCGCATCGGAGAGGCGTCCAACATCGCAAGCGCGGTCCTGTTTCTGGCTTGCAGCCCGTTCTCAACAGGGTCAACGGTGGTCGTGGACGGCGGCGCCACCATCGCAGCATGATCTAGCGTTCGCTCAGGGTAGCGGAATCGACCATTTCTCGCGCTGAGCAGCAGCTTGTATCGTGGACAACCACGGAACGGCGCTCTTGACCCTATGCTGACTTCGGCGATCACCGCCTGCCGCGAATTGGAGCGACAAGCAATTCAAAATGAATCAAAAAAGCTGCGGCTGTTGCGTCTGAGGGTTTGCGTTGCTGCGCGCTTAAGCAGCCGGGCGCGGCGATTCGGAAAGCCAAGACGCTGACCGAAGCCGACATGCCGGCGGCGCGGTCCGTCATCCGCGTCCCCGCAACTCCAGTGCCACCCCTCCAAGAGTTAGCACGAACGCGCAGATTTCCCGGAAACCTAGCGCTTCACCGAGAATCGCAGCGGCAGACAGCGCGCCGACAACCGGGACCAGTAGAAGTCCGGTCGATGCCGTCGCTGCGGGAACACGCTCGAGGGCCGCGAACCACGAGAGATAGCAGAGAGCCATGGAACACACCGCCTGGTAGGCGAGCCCGCCTGCTCCAGCGAAGCTCAGCCGCCTGATCTCCGACCCGTTGAGGGTCAAGCCAACGACGATCATTGCCGCCGAACCGAGGCCGATCTGCCACGCGGTAGAGACTATCGGCGGCAGTGGAATAGGCGTCCGGGAGGTGACCGCGCCTAGCGCGAACAGGATAGCCGCGGCAAGGGCGAGCGCCACGCCCGGAAAGGTTTCGGTCCCACCTCCCAAACTTGCCCCCATAAGGAGGACCAATCCGGCAACGCCGAGGCACAGGGCGATCACACTTCGCAGCCTGGGGCGCTCCCCAAGGATCGGCCAGGCGAACAATATCGCCCAGATCGGCATGGAGTAAGTCAGCAGCGCAGCTTGTGCCACCGTAAGCCACAGCAGCGCCAGGGCTGCTAAGCCCATCGGGGCGAACACATTAGTCGCTGCCCCGAGCGCGAGCCGCGGCACCAGGCTGCGCGAGGGTAAGAGGTTCTGTCCCCGCACCACCGCGATGATGGCAAGGCCGAGCGCGGCAGCCAGCCCGGCGCAGCCGCGGGCGAACAGCGGCGGCCAATCGTGCATGGCGAGCTTCATCATGGGCCAGCCGAGGCCCCAACCAACGGCGGTCGCGACCACAAGCAGCAGGCCCCAAGCGTGCGAGCGAATAGCGCGATTGCATTTGTTCAACGGGGTATTGGGCGTCATTTCGGTCTCTGCTGCAGTTCGGAACATAGTCAGTGCGGCCGCCGCACAGCCGGCCATATTGGGCTTCCCTCGGCCGGTCGGCCCATAGGACGCGGAAAGATTGAGCCGCCCGCCGGTAATGATCGACCGCAGCCGAAGGGTAGCCGCCGGGCGCAGCCTCGCTGGCCCTTGCGTCAGACGGCCGGTCTCCGCCGCGTCGAATCCGACAAGGCGATAGGTGACGCCCACAAGGGCTACGGTGTTCCCGTCATCCCGCGGACCCTTGGGCGCCTCGATCGCCTCACCGCGCGTCTAGATCGCTTTCGGCCGACACGGCACAAAACCAATCGGAGTGAAAGTGTAAACCGCGTCGCCGTTCTGATTGTAAGCAATCCACTTGATCAAAACGGTGCCTTGAGGCTTGGACTTGGAAGGCGTGAGGCCAACAACTTCGCCTTCGACGAACAGGATATCGCCGGGTCTCACCGGCGTCATCCAGCGAAGACCGTCAACTCCGAGACCAATGAGGGGATGAGGACCAAACGGACGAGTCTGAACCACAAGGCTCATTGCTATGGCAGCGGTGTGCCATCCCGATGCTGCGAGGCCTTTGAAAATCGTTTTTTGCGCAGCGTCATCGTCTAGATGAAACGGCTGCGGATCGAACTTGGCCGCGAACTGCTTGATATCGTGCTCGGAGACTTGGACAGTTCCACTTTTGAAGCGCATTCCCAAAGACAAATCCTCGAACCACTCGATCATCGCCAGTCCCTCAAATCACTGTGGGGCGTGGCCGATTGGTCCCGGCCATCGACCTCGCTTGACGGTATTGTCGCGTATCGCTGCCCGCCGACCCCGCCTCCCAAATTTGCCCCCATAAGGAGGACCAATCCGGCCAGCCCGAGGCACAGGGCGATCACACTTCGCAGCCTGGGGCGCTTGCATTTGTTCAACGTCGTAAAAGGGGTATCGGGCGTCATTTCGGTCTCTGCTGCAGCGGAGCCAGTCTCTTTACAAGCCGCATTACGCCCGGCGCGCCGAGACTCGCAGAAATCTTGAAGCCAGCTTTTGCTGCCACCGCCAGCATTTTCTTATTATTAGCAAATGTCTGAGCCGTTATCTGACGAACGCCGGCCTCTGACGCAAAGCGTTCAAGTCTGCTCAAGAGCAGTTTTGCGAGGCCGTTACCCTGCCAGGAGTCGGCCACCGATACCGCAAATTCTGCTGACGAGCCGTCGGCCGCCCGCGCATAGCGCGCCTCTGCAATCACGACTTCGCAGCCATCGACGAAGACTTCGGCAACGAGCGTGACATGATTGGCATAGTCCACCTGCGTGAATTGCCGCAATAATTCGGAAGACAGTTCACTGACAGGATGCATGAACCGACTGCACCGCGCGTCAGCGGAGAGACCATGGAAGAACGCGTTCAGGAGTTCCCGATCCTGCGGCAAGACAGGCCGGATAACGACACGTTCGCCAGCAGTCAGACGTACCACGTCTATCAATTCGGCAGGATAACGCTGGATTTGCGCCTCAGCATCGTTCGCATCGAACACGTGTCGGGTAACGCCGGTGTGATCCATTACCATCTGCGTAGGTCCAGCTTATCGATAGGCGTAAGGTCTCACTGCGGGGTGGCCTAAATCGTGAGTCACGGTCAGCAACGCGTCGATCTCGACCGGCTTGCCATGCTCGGCATCCCCTCTGAAGGTGCAGGCCGCACGTTCGAATCGTGCCGGGTGCACCACACCGGCAGCTCAGTCGAAATGGAAGCCAACGAAAAAATTGCGACCGACGGCGGAGCCGATCGACGGACACTCCGGACGGAGCCGGGTTACGGCGTAGCCGACGACTGCCAATCACGCTTTCGGCCACAGGACCAATTGCGTGTTGCGAAAGTAAGCGATTGCGACGCCATCGGCCTCGCGGCGCACTTCGGCGTCCCACACTTGCGTGGTACGTCCTTTATGTATCGGACGCGCCGTACAGACCACGATGCCCTCGCGTGCCGTTCCGATTAGGTTGCTCTTGAGCTCCACGGTGGTGAAACCACTGGCGCCGGCCGGAAGGCCGCGCAGAGTCCCGTAACCACAGCAGGTGTCAGCGAGTGACGTCACGGTGCCGGCGTGCAGATAGCCATGCCAGGTGGCGTGGGCGCTGCTTACCTCAAGCGTCGCGACAACTTCATCAGCCTCTACTTTACGAAAGCGCATCCCAAGGAGACCGGGGAGATAATCGTCGCCGGCTGCGTTCCAGGCGTCCAGTGTTTCGGGGATCTTGATATCCATTGATCTGCTCTCCTGAATGACGCGCGGCAAGCAACGAGAGCCGTGCACCGAAAAATGTCCTCGATTCCTATGTAGGCCGTTCGAGGATATTATCGCTCCGAAATGCTGGCGCGTTGGGTGCGTAATCCGGACCGCTTCGCCGAGGTTTCTGGCGCTAACGCAGTGGGGCGAAGAACATGTCACCGGCCGAGACGCTCCGGTCGAAATCATTGATCGTCAAGGAAAGCCTCCGCGTGTACGTGAGGAAGCCGAAGCGATAGGCATTCCAACGCTGGCCGCAGCAACGCGGAAGACGCGTCGTAGCATCCTGTTCTCCCGCACGAAGCGACGGAGCGGAATGAGGTGGACTCGGGCGACAGGCGTCGCCGCATCGTTTGCCGCGATCACACCTGTTCGTCGCGATAGCGGCTTCCGAGACGACCGAGCGGCTCGGTCTCGCGTGGCGACGCCACACCCGGGCGGCGTTCAACGAGCAAGGTCAGAATTCCATACCCCACAGACAACGCCGGCCAATCCATACTGCTCTGGCAACTTCACTCATGGTTAGGAAGGAACACACCATGTCAGCTCATCTCCTCATTATCTATCCTATCCCCAAAGACGCCGTGGCGTTTGAGCGCGCCTATCATGACGAGCATCTTTCCTACGCCGGCCCGAGACTGATCGGCGCGACAGGTATCGTCACCAAGCGCGTGGTCGGGCCGGCGTTTGCGCCACCGCCCTACCATTGGATGTCCGATGTAAGCTTTCCGACGATCGATGCACTGAAAAGCTGTGCAGCGTCCAAGGGCGGCAAGGAAGCCCTGGAACACGCCGCGTCGATCAGTTCCGGCGGCGCGCCGACGATCGTTGTCGTCACCGACGAGACTTAATACTCGTCCCGACACAATCCAACAGGCGCGGGGGTACGGATTCCGGACCTGTGCAACTCGGCCATACCTGGTAGTCTGCCGGGATGGCTGGGTATGGACAGTTTTGCTCGATCGCGCGCGCCCATGAAGTCTTGGGTGGACGCTGGACGCTGCTTGTGGTGCGGGAACTTCTCTGCGGGAGCCGACGCTTCAACGACATTCGCCGAGGCATTCCTCGCATCTCCAAAACCATGTTGTCGGAGAGGCTCCAGGAACTGATCGCTATCGGCGCAGTCGAGCGCCACGATGGAAACTCGGGGCCGGAATATGAACTCACGGCGTCCGGGAAGGAGATCAGCTCCGTCGTCATGGCCTTGGGCACATGGGGTCAGCGCTTCCTGCCGCGTCAGTCCGAGAAGGAAAATCTCGACGCGGAGCCGCTGTTCGTCGATATGCAGCGGCGCGTGCGGAGCGATGCACTCCCCGCTCGACCGATCGTCGTTCGGTTCCAGATCGACGGTATGAAACCCCGCTTTCTGCTGCTCAAAGCCTCCGAAGTATCTTTTTGTCTGGTGAACCCCGGGTTCCCCGAGCCACTGCTCGTCCGCGCAAAGCTACCAGTTCTAGTTGCCTGGTGGCGGGGGGACGTCAGCTTCATCGAAGCGAAACGGCTGGGGCTCGAGCTTTCTGGAAAGCGGGATCTGGCCCGCGCGTTTCCGACATGGTTCGATCGGTATCTTTTCGCGGATGTATTGCCGGTCGACGCCAGTTCTCAGCCGCGACGAGCGGCAGCATTTTGAGCGAGGGCAGGTCAAGAACGGTGCCGATGAGCCAGTCGAGGAGTGGCGAATGTCCAACGCCATGACTGTGTCCAACGCCATGACTGAGCGTCATGGGCCGTTCGCTATGCGGGCAGCAGCACGCTGGAGAACTTATCCGTTTCCTATTAGAAGCGATTGGTGACGGTACTTTTCAGAGAGAGGTTGAACACGGCGCCGTCCGCGTTGAGTCGCTAGAATCGACCGAATGTCGCCGATAGCTGGCGAAACCACAAGAATATTTTTGCGATGATTTTCCCTTCGAAATCAAAAGCGTAACTTTTTGACGCACCCATAGCCGGAATATTTTTGGTCGCAGAAAAAATTTCGGTGGAATTTCAATACGCTATGCGCGCTTTAAACAATCGAGTGGGGATAGTCTCCCATATTTCGACATCACAGCCTGTAAACGCGTGTGGTCGGCGAACCCGCCCGCAGCCCCACCCCGCGATCCAACAGCATAGCGAGGGCTCGTTCTCGTCTAAAAACGCCGCAACGAATTCGCAACGAAATGGGTGAAACGACCGTGAACGAAACGGGACGGAAGCACCTGGCACATCAAGAAATATCAACAAGTTGGAAGATGCTCACTGCGTTCGGGACGCAGGGGTCGCAGGTTCGAATCCTGCCACTCCGACCAGAAATCATTAGGTTTTTTCCTTCTGATCGTTGGTCCTTCCCGAGTCAACCACCGAAACATCCCGATCTTTTTGGCCAATGGCGGTGGCTGCACCCTGTAGAAAGTCAGGGTAATGGTAGTCCTAGGTATCCTGCAGGACCTCGGGAGACATTCCCAGGAACCGTGCTGCCTCCCAGATCGGCACGCCGCGCTGTATAGGCCCGTGGCGGCGGTATGGCGCGGGGTGTGAGGCTCACCTTGCCCGCAAGGCCGGCGGGCCCGACAGCGGTCTTGAAGCCCTTTTTCACCGAGGCGACCGGCCGTTGAATTCAACGAAGCACTTCTGCGATGAGCTTGCGGTTGCAGCAGCGTCGAAGATGGGTGAGCCAAAGCAGCGCTGCAGCCTTAGATGTCGGCCGTCAAGCGTCCTGTCGATGAAGAGAGCGGATCGTCCGCTCTCTTCATTTCTCAGCCAGAAGAAAGGCTCGTGTGTCACTGAGACTTACTTGCTTCCGGACGTCTTGCCTTGATCGGAGCTGCCGACGGTCGACGAATCGCTCGAGGTCATCGTGAACATCGTCATCGAATGCGGCCCAATGATCATTGTCACTGGATCGCCTTGCTTGTCCTTTGCGCTCACCAGGAACGAGCCCGGCACGACCTGTACGTTGGTAAATCCCTGGTCACGCAGCTTGCTTTGAATTTGCTGAGGCAGATTTTGGTTCGACTGGCTTGCAGTCGATGCGTTGCCGGTGTCCGACGTGCCGGA
This region includes:
- a CDS encoding SDR family oxidoreductase, giving the protein METFFASEEAWDHVVVSAAQTTSGPLRKASLADARATMESKFWGAYHVARAAKLRDGGSLCFISGFRSIRPSASTVLQGAVNAALEALMRGLALEMAPVRVNTVSPGLVATPMWSGMAQVDRDKMFAGAAERLPLRRIGEASNIASAVLFLACSPFSTGSTVVVDGGATIAA
- a CDS encoding MaoC family dehydratase is translated as MAMIEWFEDLSLGMRFKSGTVQVSEHDIKQFAAKFDPQPFHLDDDAAQKTIFKGLAASGWHTAAIAMSLVVQTRPFGPHPLIGLGVDGLRWMTPVRPGDILFVEGEVVGLTPSKSKPQGTVLIKWIAYNQNGDAVYTFTPIGFVPCRPKAI
- a CDS encoding DMT family transporter gives rise to the protein MTPNTPLNKCNRAIRSHAWGLLLVVATAVGWGLGWPMMKLAMHDWPPLFARGCAGLAAALGLAIIAVVRGQNLLPSRSLVPRLALGAATNVFAPMGLAALALLWLTVAQAALLTYSMPIWAILFAWPILGERPRLRSVIALCLGVAGLVLLMGASLGGGTETFPGVALALAAAILFALGAVTSRTPIPLPPIVSTAWQIGLGSAAMIVVGLTLNGSEIRRLSFAGAGGLAYQAVCSMALCYLSWFAALERVPAATASTGLLLVPVVGALSAAAILGEALGFREICAFVLTLGGVALELRGRG
- a CDS encoding GNAT family protein, translated to MDHTGVTRHVFDANDAEAQIQRYPAELIDVVRLTAGERVVIRPVLPQDRELLNAFFHGLSADARCSRFMHPVSELSSELLRQFTQVDYANHVTLVAEVFVDGCEVVIAEARYARAADGSSAEFAVSVADSWQGNGLAKLLLSRLERFASEAGVRQITAQTFANNKKMLAVAAKAGFKISASLGAPGVMRLVKRLAPLQQRPK
- a CDS encoding helix-turn-helix domain-containing protein; protein product: MAGYGQFCSIARAHEVLGGRWTLLVVRELLCGSRRFNDIRRGIPRISKTMLSERLQELIAIGAVERHDGNSGPEYELTASGKEISSVVMALGTWGQRFLPRQSEKENLDAEPLFVDMQRRVRSDALPARPIVVRFQIDGMKPRFLLLKASEVSFCLVNPGFPEPLLVRAKLPVLVAWWRGDVSFIEAKRLGLELSGKRDLARAFPTWFDRYLFADVLPVDASSQPRRAAAF
- a CDS encoding SDR family NAD(P)-dependent oxidoreductase → MIGGSSGIGLAVAEQAAKAGASVTIASRSQSKARHCACWSRSRRSGASDRYRGLSGHGNLLRQ
- a CDS encoding PaaI family thioesterase, whose amino-acid sequence is MDIKIPETLDAWNAAGDDYLPGLLGMRFRKVEADEVVATLEVSSAHATWHGYLHAGTVTSLADTCCGYGTLRGLPAGASGFTTVELKSNLIGTAREGIVVCTARPIHKGRTTQVWDAEVRREADGVAIAYFRNTQLVLWPKA